In Syntrophomonadaceae bacterium, one genomic interval encodes:
- a CDS encoding CoA transferase has translation MEDKGLPLRGLKVLDISTMIAAPWAATYMGDFGADVIKVEHPVTGDNIRKFGAAKDGKGVYWKSLNRNKKCITLELKKPEGKELFLKLVTWADVLIENFRPGTMEKWGLGWEVLKAANPGLIWLRVSAFGQEGPYAARGGFGTVAEGMSGYAAINGYPDGPPTLPPIALADGVCSAFAAYAIMVAVYERDVLGSKQGQVIDISLYEPLMRLMEVSLMEYSTLGLTTQRMGNRIASSAPRNSYKTKEGKWICLSGSAQPIAENIFKAIGRPDLINDYRFCNNFSRIKNVDELDAIIGEWIGRHSLDEVIERFMEAGAVIGPIYEVDQIFADEHFKYRESLVQIPDKDFGTITMPNVFAKLSRTPGKIQFSGEDKGAHNQEVYCDLLGLSLDELNELQTKEVI, from the coding sequence GTGGAGGATAAGGGTCTTCCTTTAAGAGGTCTGAAGGTGCTGGATATCTCCACCATGATAGCAGCGCCGTGGGCAGCTACCTATATGGGTGATTTTGGGGCAGATGTGATCAAGGTTGAGCATCCGGTTACCGGGGATAATATAAGAAAGTTTGGCGCTGCAAAAGACGGAAAAGGCGTCTATTGGAAATCACTAAACCGCAATAAAAAATGCATTACGCTGGAACTTAAAAAACCGGAAGGGAAGGAATTATTTTTAAAGCTGGTCACCTGGGCCGATGTCCTGATCGAAAATTTCCGCCCGGGGACCATGGAAAAATGGGGTTTGGGCTGGGAGGTACTTAAAGCTGCTAACCCTGGCTTGATCTGGCTCAGGGTTTCCGCGTTCGGCCAAGAGGGGCCGTATGCTGCCAGAGGCGGTTTTGGTACAGTGGCGGAAGGAATGAGTGGATATGCTGCTATTAATGGTTACCCTGACGGCCCCCCCACCCTACCCCCCATAGCCCTGGCCGATGGGGTATGCAGCGCTTTTGCCGCATATGCCATCATGGTTGCCGTTTACGAAAGAGACGTCCTTGGGAGTAAACAGGGCCAAGTTATCGATATTTCTCTTTATGAGCCCCTGATGCGGTTAATGGAGGTCTCCCTGATGGAATACAGTACCCTTGGCCTCACTACCCAAAGAATGGGCAACAGGATTGCTTCTTCAGCTCCCCGCAATAGTTATAAAACCAAAGAAGGAAAATGGATCTGCCTGTCTGGCAGCGCCCAGCCGATTGCCGAAAACATATTCAAAGCGATCGGGCGGCCAGATTTAATTAATGACTACAGGTTTTGTAACAATTTTAGCCGGATAAAGAATGTAGATGAATTGGACGCTATAATTGGAGAGTGGATCGGTCGACACTCTTTAGATGAGGTTATTGAGCGGTTTATGGAAGCAGGAGCTGTGATCGGTCCCATCTATGAAGTTGATCAAATTTTCGCGGATGAGCATTTCAAGTATCGGGAATCCCTGGTGCAGATTCCGGACAAGGACTTTGGCACCATTACCATGCCTAACGTTTTTGCTAAACTCTCCCGGACACCCGGCAAAATACAGTTTTCCGGGGAAGACAAGGGAGCCCATAACCAGGAAGTTTATTGCGATTTACTGGGCCTGTCACTTGATGAATTAAACGAACTGCAAACGAAAGAAGTTATTTAA
- a CDS encoding CoA ester lyase, translating to MELIRTFLFTPGNNEIRVEKAYGLGADAVILDLEDAVAVTEKKAARQMVKAILAKPRNVATFVRVNSLPTGFFYGDLVEMVQPGLDGIILPKSETAEDVLKVDWLISLLEQEKNLPAGKIDLIPLVESALGILNAKEIAAACARVSRVAFGAIDYTLDIGTSCSQAGSELFYARAQLVAASRAAGKKPPVDTVYPDIKDIEGLLLETKIVKQLGFFGKMVIHPNQIDPVNKVFSPTEEEVLWASKVAAAFDQAEAQGTASIQLEGKFIDYPVAMRAKRTLQLAAAIAGKKP from the coding sequence ATGGAACTCATCCGCACATTTTTGTTCACACCGGGCAATAACGAAATCCGGGTAGAAAAGGCCTACGGTCTTGGTGCTGACGCCGTGATATTGGATTTGGAAGATGCAGTGGCTGTCACTGAAAAGAAGGCAGCTCGGCAGATGGTTAAGGCTATTTTGGCTAAGCCAAGAAATGTCGCTACTTTTGTTCGGGTAAACTCCCTGCCAACCGGTTTCTTTTATGGGGACCTGGTGGAAATGGTTCAGCCAGGCTTGGATGGAATAATCCTGCCCAAATCCGAAACAGCGGAGGACGTTTTGAAGGTTGATTGGCTGATATCGCTATTGGAGCAGGAAAAGAACCTCCCGGCAGGTAAAATAGATTTAATTCCGCTGGTGGAAAGTGCACTGGGAATCCTTAACGCTAAAGAGATTGCGGCGGCTTGCGCCAGGGTCTCCCGGGTAGCCTTTGGCGCTATCGACTACACTTTGGATATTGGCACCAGCTGTTCTCAAGCAGGGAGCGAACTTTTTTATGCCCGGGCTCAGCTAGTAGCCGCCTCAAGGGCTGCCGGCAAAAAGCCGCCGGTGGATACCGTCTATCCTGATATTAAGGATATCGAAGGCCTCTTGCTTGAAACCAAGATCGTTAAACAATTAGGTTTTTTCGGCAAGATGGTCATCCACCCGAACCAGATTGACCCTGTCAACAAGGTTTTTTCCCCAACTGAAGAAGAGGTTCTTTGGGCCAGCAAAGTAGCGGCGGCCTTTGACCAGGCGGAAGCCCAAGGAACCGCTTCCATCCAGCTGGAGGGCAAGTTTATAGACTACCCGGTAGCTATGCGGGCAAAAAGAACCCTGCAACTGGCCGCAGCCATTGCCGGCAAAAAACCTTAA